The following coding sequences lie in one Fusarium poae strain DAOMC 252244 chromosome 1, whole genome shotgun sequence genomic window:
- a CDS encoding hypothetical protein (BUSCO:46752at5125), producing the protein MAFSQQDMHSQDELAALLARNLTFNPIPEPAPVPQEEPKAEIAEPIIYTSVHYTHSAHIAQAAQHQEIPRRSSEPPQTQAPSVEAILLHHGVNPATLTPSQLQLFKVAEPAQQERLIELWNICPPGNGGDIPALAWSSTTVENEEQLARIRYDRLSQQHQVMSLDGTQVQTNDGRWVSQQEPEMEPYMASGYEELMRREREREARDSQPRSTYGLYSHATDPVYMGPDYAREQQLLAMASQYGACQGFRAPEMDTMDVM; encoded by the coding sequence ATGGCATTCTCTCAGCAAGACATGCACTCACAAGATGAGCTTGCTGCTCTCCTGGCCCGCAACCTGACCTTTAACCCGATTCCCGAGCCTGCACCTGTGCCTCAAGAGGAGCCTAAAGCAGAAATTGCTGAGCCTATCATCTACACCTCCGTTCATTACACACACTCTGCCCATATTGCCCAAGCGGCCCAGCACCAGGAAATTCCTCGTCGATCTTCAGAGCCACCTCAGACTCAAGCGCCAAGTGTCGAAGCCATCCTGCTGCACCATGGCGTTAACCCAGCTACACTTACTCCTTCACAACTCCAGCTTTTCAAGGTCGCTGAGCCTGCTCAGCAGGAGAGACTTATCGAGCTTTGGAATATCTGCCCTCCTGGAAACGGCGGCGATATCCCTGCTCTTGCATGGAGCAGCACTACTGTCGAGAACGAGGAGCAACTAGCCCGCATCCGCTACGACAGACTGTCTCAGCAACATCAAGTTATGAGCTTGGACGGCACACAGGTCCAAACAAACGACGGCAGATGGGTCAGCCAGCAAGAGCCTGAAATGGAGCCATACATGGCGTCCGGCTACGAAGAGCTTATGCGAAGAGAGCGAGAGCGAGAGGCTCGGGACTCTCAGCCCAGAAGCACTTATGGACTCTACTCTCACGCTACTGACCCGGTTTACATGGGTCCTGATTATGCTCGCGAGCAACAGCTACTGGCAATGGCATCCCAGTATGGCGCCTGCCAGGGGTTCCGAGCACCTGAGATGGACACGATGGATGTCATGTAG
- a CDS encoding hypothetical protein (BUSCO:7590at5125), with the protein MGSKRKRGAKEGANSLQNPQKRTKNETDPSTNGASKKNKTKSKTTSSTKTKPTLVKALFVESPIGEDRKREAELYELLGSEDPDDRIEAADCIVASLLGTDGEGVSSAILRRHLDRRLFRGLASGRNASRLGFSLVLTEILGQLFGEKALAESKYQDLDFDTVLEILNEKIQVIGNIPGQEERDHFFGQVFGLMAFAQAGILFRDISRWNTVLELLLKLAAKKVWLRSQCGWVIVQAIDQMNKKQAEATLEKISEANLAKTPEGVAVWLVVLSRFPDLKVKPWHDPLSKKSFGDLAAVLRESFQDFSKDQPERGQKNKQASWTAQLHYVWDILLAHYVKEGEPKAEEFQQFWARVVDDSLFAKSATEGQKFKGFMVFQKMLEGLVSLPNHLEGLFSKNLALCLMNQAAKEDRYLHRAAIKALKAIESMISTHPSTLVPILDSLLGQNGAYNFDQRTNTKTIDHILQNVSEETGKEVINIIQKPISTIDQQETAQATSTLRVYVDYLSKTLNASASTTSGKIQQKVFSAALQELSQLAYSQPKNIPADALTEGVRELCRTRLESSFAKVSRRTEDYGTLCLAVSAIDPDSVAMSEEISEAVRNALSRMQKLLKRKAADDNEKSLFQALAMLHAVSVFQLYNEDPDAMEVLNDLAQYSDRLKKGKSAESEAGTSEFLVEILLSFVARPSSLMRQVSQQVFDAFTPQISAGGLELLTTPLSSNESTKGQKELFNTGEDEMEVDEDEEDEEGTDADEEDNSDIEIDSDVEFIDINEANDESGDEDEEEDDDKNEGEFDKPEELDNALEKLLKSHRLDKDIEAESSESEGDMSDSEMFAIDEQLAAAIKPRIQDRTNDSKKQKKEAKQSVVNFKHRILDLLDIYVRNEPLSPLAFPLLPPLLSLMRTTSTKPLASRACDIILNYQKALKKARSNREKIEIPDRDGLLGVLLEIHEAVGQDNAHAYAKACSAASLIVVSALFAADKDNIKDVIGVYAKTWETWVLRETKPQSSFFLDWYNWSQNTASQA; encoded by the exons ATGGGCAGCAAACGAAAGCGCGGAGCCAAGGAGGGCGCCAACAGCCTACAAAACCCTCAGAAGCGCACAAAGAACGAAACCGATCCGTCAACGAATGGCGCcagcaagaagaacaagaccaaGTCCAAGACCACAAGCtcgaccaagaccaagccgACCCTCGTCAAGGCCCTCTTTGTGGAGTCACCAATTGGTGAAGATCGCAAGAGAGAGGCTGAGCTCTATGAATTGCTAGGTAGCGAAGACCCCGACGATCGCATCGAGGCGGCTGATTGCATTGTTGCCAGTTTGCTGGGCACTGATGGAGAAGGCGTTTCTAGTGCCATTCTGCGACGGCATTTGGATCGCCGCCTATTCCGCGGTCTCGCAAGTGGTCGCAATGCCTCCAGACTTGGATTCAGCTTGGTCTTGACGGAGATTCTTGGACAATTGTTTGGAGAGAAAGCGCTCGCCGAATCGAAATACCAGGACCTTGACTTCGACACCGTCCTCGAGATCTTGAACGAGAAGATCCAGGTCATTGGAAACATCCCCGGACAAGAGGAACGAGACCACTTTTTTGGTCAGGTTTTCGGTCTTATGGCTTTCGCCCAAGCTGGAATTCTCTTCCGCGACATTTCGAGATGGAATACAGTTCTGGAACTTCTTCTGAAGCTTGCGGCCAAGAAGGTCTGGCTTCGCTCTCAGTGTGGCTGGGTCATCGTTCAAGCTATCGATCAGATGAACAAGAAGCAGGCCGAAGCCACTCTGGAAAAGATTTCGGAAGCGAACCTGGCCAAGACCCCCGAGGGTGTGGCTGTCTGGCTCGTTGTTCTCTCCCGGTTCCCTGACCTTAAGGTGAAGCCTTGGCACGATCCTCTTTCCAAGAAGTCCTTTGGCGACCTTGCTGCGGTTCTTCGGGAAAGCTTCCAGGACTTTTCCAAGGACCAGCCTGAGCGCGGACAAAAGAACAAGCAGGCGAGCTGGACCGCTCAGTTGCACTACGTCTGGGATATTCTTCTGGCCCATTATGTCAAGGAGGGAGAGCCCAAGGCCGAAGAGTTCCAACAGTTCTGGGCTCGTGTCGTGGATG ACTCCCTATTTGCCAAAAGCGCTACCGAAGGCCAGAAGTTCAAGGGATTCATGGTATTTCAAAAGATGTTGGAAGGGCTTGTCAGCCTCCCCAACCATCTCGAGGGCCTATTTAGCAAGAACCTTGCCCTTTGCCTCATGAACCAAGCTGCCAAGGAGGACCGATACCTGCACCGGGCAGCGATCAAGGCCCTCAAGGCTATCGAGTCAATGATTTCAACACACCCCTCGACACTTGTACCTATTCTGGACAGCCTGCTCGGCCAGAATGGCGCCTACAACTTCGACCAACGAACCAACACCAAGACGATCGATCATATCCTGCAAAACGTATCCGAGGAGACTGGCAAAGAGGTCATCAATATTATCCAGAAGCCTATCAGTACCATCGACCAGCAAGAGACAGCACAAGCTACATCCACCCTCCGAGTTTACGTCGATTATCTATCAAAAACCCTTAATGCCTCGGCTTCAACTACGTCAGGAAAAATCCAACAGAAGGTCTTCTCCGCTGCCCTGCAAGAGCTTTCTCAGCTTGCATACTCTCAACCTAAGAATATTCCAGCAGATGCTTTGACAGAGGGTGTTCGCGAGCTTTGCCGAACTCGCCTCGAGTCTTCATTTGCCAAGGTCAGCCGAAGAACTGAAGACTACGGCACACTATGCCTTGCCGTGTCTGCTATCGACCCCGACTCGGTGGCAATGTCTGAGGAGATTAGCGAGGCCGTCCGGAACGCTCTGTCAAGAATGCAGAAGCTGCTTAAGCGCAAGGCGGCAGATGATAACGAGAAGAGTCTTTTCCAGGCTCTGGCAATGCTGCATGCTGTGTCTGTCTTCCAACTATACAACGAGGATCCCGACGCTATGGAAGTTCTCAACGATCTTGCTCAGTACTCAGACCGtctcaagaagggcaagtCTGCTGAGAGTGAGGCTGGCACATCCGAGTTTCTCGTCGAGATTCTGCTATCATTTGTCGCACGACCCTCATCTCTCATGCGCCAAGTCTCCCAGCAAGTGTTCGATGCCTTCACACCACAAATCTCAGCCGGTGGCTTGGAGCTCCTGACTACACCCCTCTCATCCAACGAAAGCACCAAGGGTCAAAAGGAGTTGTTTAACACCGGGGAGGATGAGATGGAagttgatgaggatgaggaggacgaAGAGGGAACAGACGCGGATGAAGAGGATAACTCAGATATTGAGATTGACTCTGATGTTGAGTTCATTGATATCAACGAAGCGAACGACGAAAGCGgagacgaagatgaagaggaggatgacgatAAGAACGAGGGCGAGTTTGACAAGCCTGAAGAGTTGGACAACGCCCTTGAGAAACTTCTTAAGAGCCACCGCCTAGACAAGGACATAGAGGCTGAGTCTTCGGAATCAGAGGGTGACATGTCCGACTCCGAAATGTTCGCCATCGATGAGCAGCTTGCCGCAGCCATCAAGCCTCGTATCCAGGACAGAACAAACGActccaagaagcagaagaaagAGGCCAAGCAGTCCGTTGTTAACTTCAAGCACCGCATCCTTGATCTCCTCGACATCTACGTTCGCAATGAGCCTCTCAGCCCTCTAGCCTTTCCCCTCCTGCCGCCCCTTCTCAGTCTGATGCGCACCACCAGCACAAAGCCTCTTGCTTCCCGCGCATGCGACATCATCCTCAACTACCAAAAGGCACTGAAGAAGGCTCGCAGCAACCGCGAGAAGATCGAGATTCCCGACAGGGATGGTCTACTGGGCGTATTGCTCGAGATCCACGAAGCTGTCGGGCAAGACAACGCACACGCATATGCAAAGGCCTGTAGTGCGGCAAGTCTCATCGTTGTGTCAGCTCTATTCGCCGCCGACAAGGACAATATCAAAGATGTGATCGGCGTGTACGCCAAAACATGGGAGACCTGGGTACTTCGCGAGACCAAGCCTCAGTCGTCTTTTTTCCTTGACTGGTACAACTGGTCTCAAAACACAGCCTCCCAGGCTTAA
- the RPT1 gene encoding 26S proteasome regulatory subunit 7 (BUSCO:23574at5125) yields MPSATGSNWEKYQKNFADDEVEEKKITPLTDEDIQVLKTYGAAPYGTSIKKLEKQIKEKQQSVDEKIGVKESDTGLAPPHLWDIAADRQRMSEEQPFQVARCTKIIADEKGDESKSKYVINVKQIAKFVVQLGERVSPTDIEEGMRVGVDRNKYQIMLPLPPKIDASVTMMTVEEKPDVTYGDVGGCKEQVEKLREVVEMPLLSPERFVNLGIDPPKGALLYGPPGTGKTLCARAVANRTDATFIRVIGSELVQKYVGEGARMVRELFEMARTKKACIIFFDEIDAIGGARFDDGAGGDNEVQRTMLELITQLDGFDARGNIKVMFATNRPSTLDPALMRPGRIDRKIEFSLPDLEGRANILRIHAKSMSVERDIRWELISRLCPNATGAELRSVCTEAGMYAIRARRKVASEKDFLSAVDKVIKGNLKFNSTATYMQYN; encoded by the exons ATG CCTTCCGCAACCGGCTCAAACTGGGAGAAGTACCAGAAGAACTTTGCCGACGATGAGgtagaagagaagaagatcacACCTCTAACAGACGA GGATATCCAGGTCCTCAAGACCTACGGTGCCGCGCCTTATGGAACATCTATCAAGAAGCTTGAAAAGCAAATTAAGGAGAAGCAACAAAGTGTCGATGAGAAGATTGGAGTCAAG GAATCTGACACAGGACTTGCGCCACCGCATTTATGGGATATCGCTGCCGATCGCCAACGAATGTCCGAAGAGCAGCCCTTTCAGGTAGCTCGCTGCACGAAGATTATTGCCGACGAGAAGGGCGATGAGTCCAAAAGCAAGTATGTCATTAACGTCAAACAAATTGCAAAGTTTGTCGTGCAACTTGGAGAACGAGTCAGCCCCACGGATATCGAGGAGGGCATGCGGGTTGGTGTCGATAGGAACAAGTACCAGATCATGCTTCCGCTTCCGCCCAAGATCGACGCGAGCGTAACAATGATGACCGTGGAGGAGAAGCCTGACGTCACCTACGGCGATGTTGGTGGTTGTAAGGAGCAGGTCGAAAAGCTGAGAGAAGTCGTGGAGATGCCCTTGCTGTCTCCCGAGCGTTTTGTGAACCTAGGTATCGACCCTCCCAAAGGTGCCCTGCTCTACGGCCCTCCCGGAACCGGAAAGACCCTTTGTGCACGAGCTGTCGCCAACCGAACAGACGCTACCTTTATCCGAGTTATTGGTAGTGAGTTGGTCCAGAAGTAcgtcggtgagggtgccagGATGGTCAGAGAATTGTTCGAGATGGCTCGAACAAAGAAGGCTTGCATTATATTCTTTGACGAAATCGATGCTATTGGTGGTGCCCGATTCGACGATGGTGCTGGCGGAGACAATGAAGTTCAACGTACCATGCTTGAGCTGATTACCCAGCTTGACGGTTTCGACGCCCGAGGAAACATCAAGGTCATGTTTGCGACCAACAGACCCTCGACATTGGATCCCGCCCTGATGCGACCTGGACGTATCGATCGAAAGATCGAGTTCTCATTGCCTGATCTCGAAGGCCGCGCCAACATTCTCCGCATTCACGCAAAATCCATGTCTGTTGAGCGAGACATCCGATGGGAGCTCATCTCTCGTCTCTGCCCCAACGCAACAGGTGCTGAACTGCGCAGTGTGTGCACTGAAGCCGGTATGTATGCCATCCGCGCCAGGAGAAAGGTCGCCTCGGAGAAGGATTTCCTCAGCGCTGTAGACAAGGTTATTAAGGGCAACCTCAAGTTCAACTCTACAGCGACGTACATGCAGTACAACTAG
- the CYT1 gene encoding cytochrome c1 (TransMembrane:1 (o279-297i)~BUSCO:38600at5125), translating into MFARSCLRSTRTLNGLRNGPSAIAKRAASSSANAAGDATATRLNLAAAASTTLALGSMAWYYHLYGPVAFAMTPAEEGLHPTKYPWVHNQMFKTFDHQALRRGFQVYQEVCQSCHSLSRVPYRTLVGSILTVDEAKALAEENEYPGEPDEQGEIQMRPGKLADYMLPPYKNEEAARFANNGALPPDLSLIIKARHGGCDYIFSLLTGYPEEAPAGVQVAPGMNFNPYFPGTGIAMARVLYDGLVEYEDGTPATTSQMAKDVVEFLNWAAEPEMDDRKRMGMKVLVVSASLWAVSVWVKRYKWAWLKSRKIAYDPPKEVKIRR; encoded by the exons ATGTTTGCTAGGTCGTGTTTGCGCTCGACGCGCACCCTCAATGGCCTTCGCAACGGCCCTTCCGCTATCGCCAAG CGTGCCGCTTCCTCAAGCGCCAACGCCGCCGGTGATGCCACTGCCACTCGACTGAACCTGGCCGCCGCCGCCTCGACCACTCTCGCCCTCGGCTCCATGGCCTGGTACTACCATCTTTATGGACCTGTGGCTTTTGCCATGACTCCCGCTGAGGAGGG TCTTCACCCTACCAAGTACCCTTGGGTCCACAACCAGATGTTCAAGACTTTCGACCACCAGGC TCTCCGCCGTGGTTTCCAGGTCTACCAAGAGGTCTGCCAGTCCTGCCACTCCCTTAGCCGAGTCCCCTACCGAACTCTCGTCGGTTCCATCTTGACCGTCGATGAGGCCAAGGCCCTTGCCGAGGAGAACGAGTACCCCGGCGAGCCTGATGAGCAGGGCGAGATCCAGATGCGTCCCGGAAAGCTGGCCGACTACATGCTTCCCCCTTACAAGAATGAGGAGGCTGCCCGATTTGCCAACAACGGTGCCCTGCCCCCGGATCTGtctctcatcatcaaggccCGTCACGGTGGCTGTGACTACATCTTCAGCTTGCTCACTGGTTACCCCGAGGAGGCCCCCGCTGGTGTCCAGGTCGCCCCCGGCATGAACTTCAACCCCTACTTCCCCGGTACCGGTATCGCCATGGCTCGTGTCCTTTACGATGGTCTCGTCGAGTACGAGGATGGAACCCCCGCCACCACCTCTCAGATGGCCAAGGACGTCGTCGAGTTCCTCAACTGGGCTGCCGAGCCCGAGATGGACGACCGAAAGCGAATGGGTATGAAGGTTCTGGTTGTCTCTGCCTCCCTGTGGGCTGTCAGTGTCTGGGTCAAGCGATACAAGTGGGCCTGGCTCAAGTCCCGAAAGATCGCCTACGACCCTCCCAAGGAGGTCAAGATCCGCCGCTAA
- the CCT4 gene encoding T-complex protein 1 subunit delta (BUSCO:20053at5125): MSAPAVASAPAAGASSNATFRDKEKPMAVRSSNIVAARAVADAVRTSLGPRGMDKMIRGGKGETIITNDGNTMLKSMAVMHPTAKMLVNLSGAQDVEAGDGTTSVVVICGSLLGAADRLLSKGIHPSVISESFQRAAAAAVEVLHDMSLPITLSDTSSLLQAANTSLSSKIVSQYSNLLGPMAVNSVTKTIDLKTADNVDLKNIRIVKRVGGTIEDSELIDGLVLTQPVLKNAGGPARMEKARIGLIQFQLSPPKPDMENTIQVNDYRQMDKIVKEERLYLLNMAKKIKKAKCNVLFIQKSILRDAVNDLSLHFLAKLGILAIKDIERDEVEFICKSTGCKPIADIDSFTEDKLGYADLVEEVQSSGSRMVKVTGTKSVGKTVSVVVRGANSLILEEAERSLHDALCVVRCLVKKKALIAGGGAPEIEIAAQLSKQARSLTGTEAICWKAFADALEVIPTTLAENAGLNSIKVVTELRHRHEMGDKNAGVSIKSGGVNTNISKENVLQPLLVSTSAIELAAETVKMILRIDDIALTR; the protein is encoded by the exons ATGTCTGCACCGGCCGTGGCTTCTGCACCTGCAGCAGGTGCTTCTAGCAATGCTACTTTTCGT GATAAGGAGAAGCCCATGGCGGTGCGCTCCTCCAACATCGTCGCTGCCCGAG CCGTCGCCGATGCCGTCAGAACTTCCCTCGGTCCTCGAGGTATGGATAAAATGATTCGAGGTGGAAAGGGCgaaaccatcatcaccaacgatGGAAACACTATGCTTAAGAGCATGGCTGTCATGCACCCCACAGCAAAGATGCTTGTCAACCTTTCTGGCGCTCAGGATGTCGAGGCCGGTGACGGAACAACCTCCGTCGTCGTCATTTGTGGCAGTCTGCTCGGTGCTGCTGACCGACTTCTCTCCAAGGGTATTCACCCTTCCGTCATTTCGGAGTCGTTCCAAAGAGCTGCCGCCGCTGCCGTGGAGGTTCTTCACGATATGTCCCTTCCTATCACCCTTAGCGACACTTCTTCGCTTCTTCAAGCCGCCAACACATCCCTGTCATCCAAGATCGTGTCACAATATTCGAACCTGCTCGGACCCATGGCGGTGAACTCGGTCACAAAGACTATCGACCTGAAGACTGCCGACAATGTTGATCTTAAGAACATCCGAATTGTCAAGCGAGTTGGTGGAACGATCGAGGATAGTGAGCTTATCGACGGTTTGGTCCTTACTCAGCCTGTCCTCAAGAATGCTGGTGGTCCTGCTCGTATGGAGAAGGCTCGAATTGGTCTCATCCAGTTCCAGCTGAGCCCTCCCAAGCCTGAT ATGGAGAACACCATTCAGGTCAACGACTACCGACAGATGGACAAGATCGTTAAGGAGGAGCGACTATACCTTCTCAATATGGCCAAAAAGATTAAGAAGGCCAAGTGCAACGTCCTTTTTATCCAGAAGTCTATCCTACGAGATGCCGTCAACGACCTATCGCTACACTTTTTGGCCAAGCTTGGTATCCTTGCAATTAAGGATATTGAGCGTGATGAGGTCGAGTTCATCTGCAAGTCTACTGGCTGCAAGCCCATTGCCGACATTGACTCTTTCACCGAGGATAAGCTGGGATATGCTGATTTGGTTGAGGAGGTTCAGTCTTCCGGATCACGCATGGTCAAGGTTACCGGTACCAAGTCTGTCGGCAAGACTGTCTCCGTCGTTGTTCGAGGTGCCAACTCTCTGATTTTGGAGGAGGCTGAGCGAAGTCTGCACGATGCTCTGTGTGTTGTGCGATGTctggtcaagaagaaggccctCAtcgctggtggtggtgccCCTGAGATTGAGATTGCGGCACAGCTCTCCAAGCAAGCGCGCAGCTTGACAGGTACTGAGGCCATTTGCTGGAAGGCCTTTGCGGATGCTCTCGAGGTTATCCCTACCACACTGGCCGAGAACGCCGGTCTGAACAGCATCAAGGTTGTCACAGAACTGCGACACCGCCACGAGATGGGCGACAAGAATGCCGGTGTCAGTATTAAGTCGGGAGGTGTTAACACCAACATCTCCAAGGAGAATGTCTTGCAACCTCTTCTCGTAAGCACAAGCGCGATCGAGTTGGCGGCCGAGACTGTCAAGATGATTCTGAGGATAGACGACATTGCTTTGACCCGTTAG
- a CDS encoding hypothetical protein (BUSCO:37420at5125), with protein MTSSNKVFSLEGKGLKLDTAEDIEAHIAPLRSQDVEEVRILGNTLGVGACQRLGEVLATKKNLRIANFADIFTGRLLSEIPDAISSLLTSVLNLPKLNTVNLNDNAFGLNVQAPLVAFLSAHVPLQHLYLNNNGMGPHAGILIADALSELHGKKEAARKEGKEVPDLETVICGRNRLENGSMTAWAKAYSLHNKIKTIKMVQNGIRQEGVSHLLTEGLSHASELKVLDLQDNTFTATGARALSKVVSNWASIQELGVGDSLLGPKGGILVANALAKGKNNKLEILRLQYNEIPAKGIKAFATAAKDGLPALKRIEINGNILTEDDESIIALQELLEERKEKFAGDIVNEDDWGVDELDELEEPDSDAEEEEDEEEEDEEEDDVEPEERAEKLVKEAEEAQEEPVIPVKDKEVDELAKKLEKTEI; from the exons ATGACTTCCTCCAACAAGGTGTTTTCCCTCGAGGGAAAGGGTCTCAAGCTCGACACTGCTGAGGATATCGAGGCTCACATTGCCCCTCTTCGATCTCAAGATGTCGAAGAGGTTCGCATTTTGGGCAACACTCTAGGTGTTGGCGCTTGCCAGCGCCTGGGTGAGGTTCTCGCGACAAAGAAGAACCTTCGA ATTGCCAACTTCGCCGACATCTTCACCGGCCGACTCCTGAGCGAAATCCCCGACGCCATCTCCTCCCTCCTGACCTCCGTCCTCAACCTCCCCAAGCTCAACACAGTCAACCTCAACGACAATGCATTCGGCTTGAACGTCCAAGCGCCTCTCGTGGCTTTCCTTTCCGCACACGTTCCTCTTCAGCACCTGTACCTGAACAACAACGGTATGGGTCCTCATGCTGGTATTCTCATTGCCGATGCGCTGTCCGAGCTTCACGGCAAGAAGGAGGCCGCCCGAAAGGAAGGAAAGGAGGTCCCCGACCTTGAGACTGTTATTTGCGGTCGCAACCGATTGGAGAACGGAAGTATGACAGCCTGGGCAAAGGCTTACAGCCTGCacaacaagatcaagacGATCAAGATGGTTCAGAACGGTATCCGACAGGAGGGTGTCTCTCATCTTCTGACTGAGGGTCTCAGCCACGCTTCTGAGCTCAAGGTTCTCGACTTGCAAGACAACACCTTTACCGCCACTGGTGCCAGAGCCTTGTCTAAGGTCGTTTCTAACTGGGCTTCCATTCAAGAGCTCGGCGTTGGTGACTCTCTGCTGGGACCCAAGGGTGGTATTCTCGTAGCCAACGCTCTGGCTAAGGGCAAGAATAACAAGCTTGAGATCCTGCGACTACAATATAACGAAATCCCTGCCAAGGGTATTAAGGCTTTCGCCACTGCTGCCAAGGACGGTCTGCCCGCCCTGAAGCGCATCGAGATCAACGGCAACATCCTCACTGAGGACGATGAGTCAATCATCGCCCTCCAGGAGCTCCTCGAAGAGCGCAAGGAGAAGTTCGCTGGTGATATTGTCAACGAAGATGACTGGGGTGTTGACGAGCTCGATGAGCTTGAGGAGCCCGACAGCGAcgccgaggaagaggaggacgaggaagaggaggacgaggaggaggatgatgtCGAGCCTGAGGAGCGTGCTGAGAAGCTGGTCaaggaggccgaggaggctcAGGAGGAGCCTGTCATCCctgtcaaggacaaggaggtGGACGAGTTGGCAAAGAAGCTGGAGAAGACTGAGATTTAG
- a CDS encoding hypothetical protein (MEROPS:MER0000553~BUSCO:43661at5125), with protein MTSIGTGYDLLNSIFSPDGRNFQVEYAVKAVENGGTSIGIRAKDGVVLAIEKVVSSKLLKPGANKRIATVDSHVGAVSSGMVPDGRHFVDRARDEAQSWRQNFKTPIPTSNLASRMGGYLQAYTMYGSVRPFGITAILGGYDTPEDTPVDGEVGSGPKVGAGGKVTGKHGGPFLYMIEPSGMYWGYYGAATGKGRQVAKAELEKLDLPAGNMSLEDAVKQAARIIYIAQKDNKDKDFELEMTWISGPDGPTKGRHVEVPKELREEAERLAKAEDEDDDDDDDDDDDDAKDNDKMED; from the exons ATG ACGTCGATAGGCACGGGTTACGATTTGCTCAACTCCATCTTCTCCCCTGATGGACGAAACTTCCAGGTTGAATATGCAGTCAAGGCAGTAGAGAACGGCGGTACTTCGATCGGCATTCGAGCTAAGGACGGTGTCGTCCTAGCTATCGAAAAGGTCGTCTCATCCAAGCTCCTAAAACCCGGTGCCAACAAGCGCATTGCTACAGTCGATAGCCACGTCGGTGCT GTATCATCTGGTATGGTTCCCGATGGACGTCACTTCGTCGACCGAGCCCGTGACGAGGCCCAGAGTTGGCGACAGAACTTCAAGACCCCCATTCCCACATCCAATCTTGCCAGCCGCATGGGTGGCTACCTCCAAGCCTACACCATGTACGGATCAGTTCGACCATTCGGCATCACCGCCATCCTGGGCGGCTACGACACCCCCGAGGATACCCCAGTCGATGGCGAAGTGGGATCAGGACCTAAGGTTGGAGCAGGTGGCAAGGTTACGGGCAAGCACGGTGGACCCTTCCTTTACATGATCGAGCCCAGCGGAATGTACTGGGGTTACTATGGAGCGGCCACAGGCAAGGGCCGACAGGTCGCCAAGGCTGAGCTCGAGAAGCTCGACTTACCTGCCGGCAACATGTCTCTGGAGGATGCTGTGAAGCAGGCGGCGCGCATCATCTACATCGCGCAAAAGgacaacaaggacaaggacttTGAGCTCGAGATGACCTGGATCAGCGGGCCTGACGGTCCTACCAAGGGACGTCATGTCGAGGTACCAAAGGAGCTGCGGGAAGAGGCTGAGCGATTAGCAAAGgccgaggatgaggatgacgacgacgacgacgatgatgatgatgacgacgctAAGGACAACGACAAGATGGAGGATTAG